CCCGCAGCAGATCGCTCAGCAGGTCCTCGCGAGGCTCCTTGCGGCGGGCCTCCAGCACCTGGGCGAAGTACTGCCGGGCCTCGTTCACCGTGGCGCGCATCTGCTCGTGCTTCGCGGTGTCGTTGGGGCCGATGCTGGTGAAATGGGTGATCACCTCCACCCACTGCCTGAAGCGCGGATGCAGGGAGGCGGGCAGGCCCGCCATCTCACCGAGGACGGCGAGGGGGATCCGGAAGGAGAAGGCCTCCACGAAGTCCACCGTCTGGCCCGGGGTCAGCGCGGCGACGGCCTCCTTCGCGAGCGCGCGGATGCGCGGCTCCATCCGGCTCAGCATGGAGTGGCCGAAGGCGCGGCTGACGAGTGCCCGCAGCCGGGTGTGCTCTGGAGGATCCATGACGAGCATGGAGTCGGCGAGCGGGTAGTCGGGTATCCACGCCGGGCGGTAGGTCTGCCGGATGCCCTCCGAGGAGAAGACCTGGGGGTTCTTCATCACCGTGATCAGATCGTCGTAGCGCGAGACGGCCCAGAGTCCCCCCGGGTCCACCTGGCTCACGGGGGCGTTGCGGCGCAGCTCGGCGTAGAAGGGGTAGGGATTGGCTCGCACCTCGGGTGCGAGCAGGTTCAGCCGGCTGCTCATCGGTCCGCCTCGTGGAGGGAGAAGAGACGGGGTCATGCTAGCGCGGCGTCGGGCCCGGGAGGGCTGATTCTGGTGGGCCCGGAAGGAGGCCTGACAGGATGGAAAAGGGCAGGTGGCCGGGCTGCCCCGCACCACGTGATGGATTCCGTTGGCGGGCCCGACTTCCGCCGTTAAATCACCGGCTCCCATGCACAAGACGCACCTCGTTGGAGCCCGGACCCACAACCTTCAATCCCTGTCGGTGGATCTCTCCGAGGGAGAGCTGGTGTGCCTCACCGGCGTGTCCGGCTCCGGCAAGTCCAGCCTCGCGCTGGACACCCTGTATGCGGAGGGCCAGCGCCGCTTCGTCGAGAGCTTCAGCCCGTACGCCCGGCAGTTCCTCGAGCGGCTGGAGCGGCCCCCGATGGACAACCTGGAGCCCGTGGCGGCGGGCGTGGCGGTGGACCGGCGCGCTCCGGTGAAGAGCTCGCGCTCCACCGTGGCCACCCTGGCCGACGTGGAGGCGTATCTGTCCGCGCTCTTCACCCGTGAGGCCATGCCTGTGTGCCCGACGTGTGAGGTCGAGGCGGTGCGAACGGACGCGGGCGTGGCGGCGCGGGCCACCCTGGCCGCCGAGCCCGATGTGCTCGCCGTGGTGGCCTTTCCCCTGCGGATCGCGGACACCGCCGAGTTCCTCGACGTGCGCGCGCGGTTGTTGAAGGAGGGCTTCCACCGGCTGGTGGTGCGCGGCGAGGTGCGGGAGTTGGAGTCACTGCGGCCCTCGGAGGCCACCGACTCCGCCGGCGTGGCGCACGTGGTGGTGGACCGGCTGAAGCTGGCCGAGGCGCAGCTGGGCCGGGTGACGGCAGCGCTGGAGTCGGCGTGGTCGATGGGCAATGGCGAGGCGGTGGCCTTCACGCCCGCGGGTGTCCGGCGCATCCGCCGGGGCCTGGTGTGCCCCAAGTGCTCGCGCGAGTTCGAGCAGGCCCGGCCCGGTCTCTTCAGCTACCAGTCGCCCACCGGCGCCTGCCCCACGTGCCGGGGCTTCGGCCGCACCATTGGCATCGACTGGGACAAGGTGGTGCCCAACCCGACGCTGAGCCTGGAGAAGGGGGCCATCCGCCCCTGGTCGGGCAAGACGTCCGAGTGGGAGCGGAAGATGCTGTTCCGCTACGCGCGCGAGCAAGGGATTCCCCTGGACGTGCCCTGGGCGCGGCTCACCCCGGCGCAGCGGGAGCGGGTGCTGGAAGGGGAGGGTGATTACGACGGTGGCCGCGTCTACCCGGGCGTGCGCGCGTGGTTCCGTTGGATGGAGAGCCGCACGTACAAGATGCACGTGCGCGTGCTGCTCTCGCGCTACCGCGCCTACTCGCTGTGCGAGAGCTGCCAGGGCGCGCGTCTCAACGAGTCCGCGAGGGCCTGGCGCGTGGGCGGGCTGGACCTGGCCGCGTGGCACGGGCTGGAGCTGTCCGAGGCCCGGGAGCGCCTGGACGCCCTGCGGACCCATACGGGCCAGGGCGAGCTGGTGCGCCGCGA
This is a stretch of genomic DNA from Archangium violaceum. It encodes these proteins:
- a CDS encoding cytochrome P450, with product MSSRLNLLAPEVRANPYPFYAELRRNAPVSQVDPGGLWAVSRYDDLITVMKNPQVFSSEGIRQTYRPAWIPDYPLADSMLVMDPPEHTRLRALVSRAFGHSMLSRMEPRIRALAKEAVAALTPGQTVDFVEAFSFRIPLAVLGEMAGLPASLHPRFRQWVEVITHFTSIGPNDTAKHEQMRATVNEARQYFAQVLEARRKEPREDLLSDLLRAQVDGESLTETELMGFMFLLLVAGLETTVHLLSLGLMRLQEEPELLARLRADTSLIPRFVEEALRLHCPAHGIVRLTTQDVELGGARIPKGARLLLMIASGNRDESHFPDPDRFDLDRPNPQNLPFGYGAHFCLGAHLSRIETRVALEELLARFVRLTPGDGEVKWNASLIIRGPIRLPLVAHSA